Proteins encoded together in one Microbacterium sp. zg-Y625 window:
- a CDS encoding sugar ABC transporter substrate-binding protein — translation MRKKGMGIVALASTAVLLAGCSGGGGDTAEESETNEGSGAVLTVWTDENREPAIEAAAAAFEEETGATIELVQKNFEDIRADFIAQVPTGEGPDITIGAHDWLGAFVADGVVDTIDLGDKAGSFEQVAIDAMTYDGQLYALPYSLETTALIQNTDLVGEEAPATWDDMIATAQAAGAERPIVINTAGQTGDAYTMYGFQTSFGAPVFVQDETGSYTTEVGMGGAPGDAFATWLGANGANGTGYISTTIDYDTNNELFASGQAAYTLQGPWAIEALTADGVNVTVNPIPSAGGETAAPFVGVQGFYLSSQSENALLAQEFLVNYLATADAQRALYEADPRIPAWSELAEEVSSDPIIGGFVASSQNGVPMPSIPEMGAVWELWNAAQVQIIGGADPVSTWNQMVTDLEAAIG, via the coding sequence ATGCGCAAGAAGGGAATGGGCATCGTCGCGCTCGCGTCGACTGCCGTTCTGCTCGCCGGCTGCTCAGGCGGCGGCGGCGACACCGCCGAGGAGTCGGAGACCAACGAGGGTTCGGGCGCCGTCCTGACCGTCTGGACCGACGAGAACCGCGAGCCCGCCATCGAAGCCGCAGCAGCGGCCTTCGAAGAGGAGACCGGGGCCACGATCGAGCTGGTCCAGAAGAACTTCGAGGACATCCGGGCCGACTTCATCGCCCAGGTCCCCACCGGCGAGGGCCCCGACATCACCATCGGCGCGCACGACTGGCTCGGCGCGTTCGTCGCCGACGGCGTGGTGGACACGATCGACCTCGGCGACAAGGCCGGCTCGTTCGAGCAGGTCGCGATCGACGCGATGACCTACGACGGCCAGCTGTACGCGCTGCCGTACTCGCTGGAGACCACCGCGCTCATCCAGAACACCGACCTCGTCGGCGAAGAGGCTCCGGCCACGTGGGACGACATGATCGCCACCGCACAGGCCGCGGGCGCCGAGCGCCCGATCGTCATCAACACGGCGGGCCAGACCGGTGACGCGTACACGATGTACGGCTTCCAGACGTCGTTCGGCGCCCCCGTCTTCGTGCAGGACGAGACCGGCTCGTACACGACCGAGGTCGGCATGGGCGGCGCCCCCGGCGACGCCTTCGCCACGTGGCTCGGGGCGAACGGCGCCAACGGCACCGGCTACATCTCCACCACGATCGACTACGACACCAACAACGAGCTGTTCGCGTCCGGCCAGGCCGCGTACACCCTGCAGGGCCCGTGGGCGATCGAGGCGCTGACCGCCGATGGCGTGAACGTCACCGTGAACCCCATCCCGTCTGCCGGTGGCGAGACGGCTGCGCCGTTCGTCGGCGTGCAGGGCTTCTACCTGAGCTCGCAGAGCGAGAACGCCCTGCTCGCGCAGGAGTTCCTCGTGAACTACCTGGCGACCGCAGACGCGCAGCGCGCGCTCTACGAGGCCGACCCCCGCATCCCGGCGTGGAGCGAGCTGGCCGAAGAGGTCTCGTCCGACCCCATCATCGGCGGTTTCGTCGCGTCGTCGCAGAACGGCGTGCCCATGCCGTCCATCCCCGAGATGGGCGCGGTCTGGGAGCTGTGGAACGCCGCACAGGTGCAGATCATCGGCGGCGCGGACCCCGTGTCGACCTGGAACCAGATGGTCACCGACCTCGAAGCAGCCATCGGCTGA
- a CDS encoding ABC transporter permease subunit, whose translation MSVQEDVATEAPQTLSPKSESHARNWRGLGWGFIVKLLLMAVVNAFGLMAIFSAVGAESWLILSVAVLLLVIANVIYFTKRALPLKYLLPGLIFLLIFQVFIFVYTAYIAFTNYGSGHIGTQEQAVNAALIQGERRLDDSPTFPLTIVERGGEYGFAIVDDGDVFAGDADEPLTEVDDAVIGATGAATEVPGWNVVPRADLLTDQSLQQTVQSLRVPVSDDPNDGSIRTREGTTGAVYESTLVWDEQTETITDTTNGTVYSANDRGSFVAEDGSALNTGWSVNVGFENFARLFTEPRLVQPLLMVAGWTFAFAILSVVLSFGIGLLFALIFNDPRVRGRKWLRTLFILPYAFPAFMSALLFRGMFNAEFGVINDLFFFGAEINWLGDPWLARLAVLWVNLWLSYPYWFLVCTGALQALPADTLEAASLDGAGRFRQFRSIILPLLLVSTAPLLISSFAFSFNNFTIIYMFNNGGPAIPGAPYALGSTDILISAIYDIAGISGGTADYGLASALSIIIFVIVGAISAVAFRQTRKLEEYQ comes from the coding sequence ATGTCAGTCCAGGAAGACGTCGCCACCGAGGCGCCGCAGACCCTCAGCCCGAAGTCCGAGTCGCACGCACGCAACTGGCGCGGCCTCGGCTGGGGCTTCATCGTCAAGCTGCTCTTGATGGCGGTCGTCAACGCGTTCGGCCTCATGGCGATCTTCAGTGCCGTGGGCGCGGAGTCGTGGCTCATCCTGTCGGTGGCCGTCCTGCTGCTGGTCATCGCCAACGTGATCTATTTCACCAAGCGCGCCCTGCCGCTGAAGTACCTGCTGCCCGGCCTCATCTTCCTGCTGATCTTCCAGGTGTTCATCTTCGTGTACACCGCCTACATCGCCTTCACCAACTACGGCAGCGGCCACATCGGCACCCAGGAGCAGGCGGTCAATGCCGCCCTCATCCAGGGCGAGCGGCGGCTCGACGACTCCCCCACATTCCCCCTGACCATCGTCGAGCGCGGTGGTGAGTACGGTTTCGCCATCGTCGACGACGGCGACGTGTTCGCCGGCGACGCCGACGAGCCCCTGACCGAGGTCGACGACGCCGTCATCGGCGCGACGGGCGCGGCCACCGAGGTGCCCGGCTGGAACGTCGTCCCCCGCGCCGACCTGCTCACCGACCAGTCCCTGCAGCAGACCGTGCAGAGCCTGCGGGTGCCGGTCTCGGACGACCCCAACGACGGCTCCATCCGCACCAGAGAGGGGACGACCGGCGCGGTCTACGAGTCCACCCTCGTCTGGGACGAGCAGACCGAGACCATCACCGACACCACGAACGGCACGGTCTACTCGGCGAACGATCGCGGCAGTTTCGTCGCCGAGGACGGCAGCGCGCTCAACACGGGCTGGTCCGTCAACGTCGGGTTCGAGAACTTCGCCCGGCTGTTCACCGAGCCACGCCTCGTGCAGCCGCTGCTCATGGTCGCCGGCTGGACCTTCGCCTTCGCCATCCTCTCGGTCGTGCTGAGCTTCGGCATCGGGCTGCTCTTCGCCCTCATCTTCAACGATCCGCGCGTGCGGGGACGCAAGTGGCTGCGGACGCTGTTCATCCTCCCCTACGCCTTCCCCGCGTTCATGTCGGCCCTGCTGTTCCGCGGCATGTTCAACGCCGAGTTCGGCGTGATCAACGACCTCTTCTTCTTCGGCGCCGAGATCAACTGGCTCGGTGATCCGTGGCTCGCCCGGCTCGCGGTGCTCTGGGTGAACCTGTGGCTCAGCTACCCCTACTGGTTCCTCGTGTGCACCGGCGCCCTGCAGGCGCTGCCGGCGGACACCCTCGAAGCGGCATCCCTGGACGGCGCCGGGCGCTTCCGCCAGTTCCGCTCGATCATCCTGCCGCTGCTGCTGGTGTCGACCGCGCCGCTGCTGATCTCGTCGTTCGCGTTCAGCTTCAACAACTTCACCATCATCTACATGTTCAACAACGGCGGGCCCGCCATCCCCGGCGCCCCGTACGCACTCGGATCGACCGACATCCTCATCTCGGCCATCTACGACATCGCCGGCATCTCGGGCGGCACGGCCGACTACGGCTTGGCCAGTGCCCTGTCGATCATCATCTTCGTCATCGTCGGCGCGATCTCCGCCGTCGCCTTCCGACAGACCCGCAAGCTGGAGGAGTACCAGTGA
- a CDS encoding sugar ABC transporter permease, with translation MTTMTEQAVPATTAAPQRRPGQRRRWFLEVGWKYLVAVAIIFYATFPLVYVLSASLNPRGTLSAANALFSAFDLSNYVALGDTKYWAWAGNTLIVAGISSIGAVLMGAAAAYAFSRFRFSGRRVGLTTLLIVQMFPQALAFVAIFIMLLTLGEVIPALGLNSKIALICIYLGGALGANTFLMYGFFNTIPMEIDESAKIDGATHAQIFWQLIIPLVTPILAVVALLAFISAFADFIIAKVVLVSEDQWTLAVGMYQWVSNQLSSNWGLFAAGAVLASIPVLVLFLSLQRYIVGGLTAGSVKG, from the coding sequence ATGACCACCATGACCGAGCAGGCCGTTCCCGCCACCACCGCCGCCCCGCAGCGTCGGCCCGGCCAGCGCCGCCGGTGGTTCCTCGAGGTGGGCTGGAAGTACCTCGTCGCCGTCGCGATCATCTTCTACGCCACCTTCCCGCTCGTGTACGTGCTGTCGGCATCCCTCAATCCCCGAGGGACGCTGTCGGCGGCCAACGCCCTCTTCAGCGCCTTCGACCTGTCGAACTACGTGGCGCTGGGCGACACGAAGTACTGGGCCTGGGCCGGCAACACCCTCATCGTCGCCGGCATCTCCTCCATCGGCGCGGTGCTCATGGGCGCCGCGGCGGCCTACGCGTTCTCGCGGTTCCGGTTCTCGGGTCGCCGGGTGGGACTGACCACGCTGCTCATCGTGCAGATGTTCCCGCAGGCGCTGGCGTTCGTCGCGATCTTCATCATGCTGCTGACCCTCGGCGAGGTCATCCCCGCCCTCGGCCTCAACTCCAAGATCGCGCTCATCTGCATCTACCTCGGCGGCGCGCTGGGAGCCAACACCTTCCTCATGTACGGCTTCTTCAACACGATCCCGATGGAGATCGACGAGTCCGCCAAGATCGACGGCGCCACCCACGCGCAGATCTTCTGGCAGCTGATCATTCCGCTGGTGACCCCGATCCTCGCGGTCGTCGCGCTGCTGGCGTTCATCTCTGCGTTCGCGGACTTCATCATCGCAAAGGTCGTGCTGGTGTCCGAGGATCAGTGGACCCTCGCGGTCGGCATGTACCAGTGGGTGTCGAACCAGCTGTCCTCGAACTGGGGCCTGTTCGCCGCCGGCGCGGTGCTGGCCTCGATCCCGGTGCTCGTGCTGTTCCTGTCGCTGCAGCGCTACATCGTCGGCGGCCTCACCGCCGGCTCCGTCAAGGGCTGA
- the rsmI gene encoding 16S rRNA (cytidine(1402)-2'-O)-methyltransferase, which yields MIILAATPIGNLGDASRRLVEALETAQVVAAEDTRTTQRLLAALGVANRPRLIALHDHNEKARAGELVELAREQDLLVLSDAGMPTVSDPGYGLVAAAAAAGVTVTAIPGPSAVLTALAVAGLPTDRFTFEGFPPRKAGERASWFGALARERRTMVFFEAPSRLATTLAAMAAAFGDARPAAVCRELTKLHEEIVRGGLAELAAWAEDGVRGEIVVVVGGAPARAADPDEALAQVQDLVRDGLRLKDAAGQVAAASGLSSRELYQAALAARSAAR from the coding sequence ATGATCATCCTCGCGGCCACCCCGATCGGCAATCTGGGCGACGCGTCCCGGCGGCTGGTCGAAGCTCTCGAGACCGCCCAGGTGGTCGCCGCGGAGGACACCCGCACCACGCAGCGCCTGCTGGCGGCGCTGGGCGTCGCCAACCGTCCCCGCCTCATCGCGCTCCACGACCACAACGAGAAGGCGCGTGCGGGGGAGCTCGTCGAGCTCGCGCGCGAACAGGACCTGCTCGTGCTCAGCGACGCCGGCATGCCGACCGTCAGCGACCCCGGGTACGGGCTCGTCGCCGCTGCCGCCGCGGCCGGTGTCACCGTCACCGCCATCCCCGGGCCCAGCGCCGTGCTGACGGCGCTGGCGGTCGCCGGTCTTCCGACCGACCGGTTCACCTTCGAGGGCTTTCCGCCCCGCAAGGCGGGGGAGCGGGCCTCGTGGTTCGGCGCGCTGGCGCGAGAGCGGCGCACCATGGTCTTCTTCGAGGCGCCGTCGCGCCTGGCCACCACCCTCGCGGCGATGGCCGCGGCCTTCGGCGACGCTCGGCCGGCGGCGGTCTGCCGCGAGCTGACCAAGCTGCACGAGGAGATCGTGCGCGGCGGTCTCGCCGAGCTCGCCGCGTGGGCTGAGGACGGCGTGCGCGGCGAGATCGTCGTGGTCGTCGGGGGAGCGCCGGCACGCGCCGCCGACCCCGATGAGGCGCTCGCCCAGGTGCAGGATCTCGTTCGCGACGGACTGCGACTGAAGGATGCCGCGGGCCAGGTGGCCGCGGCATCCGGTCTGTCCTCGCGCGAGCTGTACCAGGCGGCTCTCGCCGCCCGGTCAGCCGCGCGCTGA
- a CDS encoding dolichyl-phosphate-mannose--protein mannosyltransferase — MTAETLLPEAPSWYDRLASRVRSDPRLARRLGWIVPLVITAVAGILRLWNLGHPHAIVFDETYYVKDAWSQWNLGYAATWPEEADAAFAAGDTDAYTDIGSFVVHPPLGKWIIGAGMALFGPDSSFGWRVGVALAGTAAVLVLYFVARALSGSLAFAAVASGLMAVDGLAISMSRVALLDTPLMLFVLLAFWFALLDRAGHLDRLAAAVAARRHHAGEPLFWGPVLWNRPWLIAAGTAAGAAAAVKWSGVWVLAAIGLYAVVTDALARRRVGVWQWPTDAVRQGAASFVLLVPVAAAVYLASWTGWLVTEGGYGRHTADASPAGGVWAWVPAALQSLWTYHQSMYASAAGMASPHGYASPAWQWPLLLRPTSMYAARTADGEAGCAAANGCMDIIYSMPNPLVWWAAAAATVYLVYRFVVRRAWRDAFVLTAIAATWVPWLFYPERTVFQFYTVVILPFSLLALTLALQAIAAPPGGDPVRRRAGQRVVIVFLAVALLVSAFWYPLVSAVTVPYDFWRAHNWLPGWI, encoded by the coding sequence GTGACCGCCGAGACGCTGCTTCCCGAGGCGCCGTCGTGGTACGACCGACTGGCGTCGCGTGTGCGTTCCGATCCCCGCCTCGCCCGGCGGCTGGGCTGGATCGTGCCGCTGGTGATCACGGCGGTCGCCGGCATCCTTCGGCTGTGGAACCTGGGGCACCCTCACGCGATCGTCTTCGACGAGACGTACTACGTGAAGGATGCCTGGAGTCAGTGGAACCTCGGCTACGCCGCCACCTGGCCCGAGGAGGCGGACGCCGCCTTCGCCGCCGGCGACACCGACGCCTACACCGACATCGGCAGCTTCGTGGTGCACCCGCCGCTGGGCAAGTGGATCATCGGGGCCGGCATGGCGCTGTTCGGACCGGACTCGTCGTTCGGCTGGCGCGTGGGCGTCGCACTCGCCGGCACCGCCGCGGTGCTGGTGCTCTACTTCGTGGCCCGCGCCCTCAGCGGATCGCTCGCCTTCGCCGCCGTCGCCTCGGGCCTCATGGCCGTGGACGGGCTCGCCATCTCGATGAGCCGCGTCGCGCTGCTGGACACCCCGCTCATGCTGTTCGTGCTGCTGGCGTTCTGGTTCGCGCTGCTCGACCGTGCCGGTCACCTCGACCGCCTGGCCGCCGCGGTGGCGGCGCGCCGCCACCATGCCGGAGAGCCGCTTTTCTGGGGCCCGGTGCTGTGGAACCGGCCGTGGCTGATCGCCGCCGGCACGGCCGCCGGCGCGGCAGCGGCGGTGAAGTGGTCGGGGGTGTGGGTGCTCGCGGCCATCGGGCTCTACGCCGTCGTGACCGACGCGCTCGCCCGGCGGCGCGTGGGGGTCTGGCAGTGGCCGACGGATGCCGTCCGTCAGGGCGCCGCGTCGTTCGTGCTGCTGGTGCCGGTCGCGGCCGCGGTGTATCTGGCCTCGTGGACGGGGTGGCTGGTCACCGAGGGCGGGTACGGTCGCCACACGGCTGACGCGTCACCGGCGGGCGGGGTGTGGGCGTGGGTGCCCGCCGCCCTGCAGAGTCTGTGGACCTATCACCAGTCCATGTACGCGTCGGCGGCGGGAATGGCGTCGCCGCACGGCTACGCCAGCCCCGCCTGGCAGTGGCCGCTGCTGCTGCGCCCCACCTCGATGTACGCCGCCCGCACCGCCGACGGCGAAGCGGGCTGCGCCGCGGCCAACGGCTGCATGGACATCATCTACAGCATGCCGAACCCGCTCGTGTGGTGGGCTGCGGCGGCCGCGACCGTCTACCTCGTCTACCGGTTCGTCGTGCGACGGGCGTGGCGTGACGCGTTCGTGCTGACGGCGATCGCCGCAACGTGGGTGCCGTGGTTGTTCTACCCCGAGCGCACGGTCTTCCAGTTCTACACGGTCGTCATCCTGCCGTTCTCGCTGCTCGCGCTCACCCTCGCCCTGCAGGCCATCGCGGCGCCGCCGGGCGGCGACCCGGTGCGGCGCCGGGCAGGACAGCGCGTGGTGATCGTCTTCCTCGCCGTCGCGCTGCTCGTCTCGGCGTTCTGGTACCCGCTGGTGTCGGCCGTGACCGTGCCGTACGACTTCTGGCGCGCGCACAACTGGCTCCCCGGCTGGATCTGA
- a CDS encoding FHA domain-containing protein, which translates to MFSYSVPPMTAEAGFAMIGDRFLLVASREIGESFARDLWTLLSAGDTALEDVLSALAGRGIEQLPDFALVELVDARTSSVSVAVRGTATAQLYGPERTTLAGPGIGTWVEGSAQHVAGIALSLGATPPDALLPLGRGVVRSDRLEWGTVPTGRPAPVDRPAHVDRAAAPEWAAGIEDDAALSTTVFDREELAALVSAAVGATPDRPAPAARPDAAPRRFVLAMDGGRVLELDLPVVFGRAPHPAAHPGARLAPLPSPRREVSGTHVEVKLDGDHLLVRDLDSTNGTVVRHADGSAMLLRGGATARLSEGAVLDIGDGNVARFHAAP; encoded by the coding sequence GTGTTCAGCTACAGCGTGCCGCCGATGACGGCCGAGGCCGGGTTCGCGATGATCGGCGATCGTTTTCTGCTCGTGGCGTCGCGGGAGATCGGCGAGTCGTTCGCGCGGGATCTGTGGACGCTGCTGTCCGCCGGTGACACCGCACTCGAAGACGTGCTGTCCGCGCTCGCGGGCCGCGGCATCGAGCAGCTCCCGGATTTCGCCCTCGTCGAACTGGTCGACGCGCGGACGAGCTCGGTCAGCGTCGCGGTGCGCGGCACCGCGACCGCCCAGCTGTACGGACCCGAGCGGACGACGCTGGCGGGGCCGGGCATCGGCACGTGGGTCGAGGGTTCCGCGCAGCACGTGGCGGGCATCGCGCTGAGTCTCGGGGCGACGCCGCCGGATGCGCTGCTGCCGCTCGGGCGAGGCGTCGTGCGCTCCGACCGCCTGGAGTGGGGCACGGTGCCGACGGGCCGCCCCGCCCCTGTCGACCGCCCCGCGCACGTCGACCGCGCGGCCGCGCCGGAGTGGGCCGCGGGCATCGAGGACGACGCGGCGCTGTCGACGACCGTCTTCGACCGCGAAGAGCTCGCCGCGCTCGTCTCCGCCGCCGTCGGTGCGACGCCCGACCGTCCGGCACCCGCCGCCCGTCCCGACGCCGCACCTCGGCGGTTCGTGCTCGCCATGGACGGCGGACGGGTGCTGGAGCTGGACCTGCCGGTGGTGTTCGGTCGCGCTCCGCACCCTGCCGCTCACCCCGGCGCACGGCTGGCCCCGCTGCCGTCCCCGCGCCGCGAAGTGTCGGGCACGCACGTCGAGGTGAAGCTCGACGGCGACCATCTGCTGGTGCGCGATCTGGACTCCACGAACGGCACCGTGGTGCGACACGCCGACGGCTCGGCCATGCTTCTGCGCGGCGGTGCGACGGCGCGTCTGTCGGAGGGGGCGGTGCTGGACATCGGCGACGGGAACGTCGCCCGGTTCCACGCCGCGCCCTAA
- a CDS encoding serine/threonine-protein kinase: MLPGFTYVRPLGTGGFADVFLFEQNLPRRPVAVKVLLEDIVDEGLLRMFNAEADVMARLSSHPSILTIYEASISADGRPYLVMEYCPTSLTNRYRREVMPVAEVLQLSVKISSALETAHRSGLLHRDIKPSNILVTAFGSPVLSDFGIAAAVNGRTGADEVFAMSVPWSAPEIVDERVSGSIAAEIWGLGATVYSLLAGRSPFERAGSGQNSRDQLKSRIRRASYTPIGRPDVPERLEAVLARSMSKDPAARHASAAEFAHELQLVQHDLGMPHTPLDVAVDEWAMAGVAVDFQDDRARGPVRPRVERATRRPPRARAAARRGVDEGTVLAGARPPRRPGAGARIALIASGVALLVAGGTAGVVLLLTGNG, encoded by the coding sequence GTGCTCCCCGGATTCACGTACGTGCGTCCCCTCGGAACCGGCGGCTTCGCCGATGTCTTCCTGTTCGAGCAGAACCTCCCCCGACGCCCGGTCGCGGTGAAGGTACTGCTGGAGGACATCGTCGACGAGGGCCTGCTGCGCATGTTCAACGCCGAGGCCGACGTGATGGCACGGCTGAGCTCGCACCCCTCGATCCTGACGATCTACGAGGCGAGCATCTCCGCCGACGGCCGGCCGTACCTGGTCATGGAGTACTGCCCCACGTCGCTCACCAACCGCTACCGGCGGGAGGTCATGCCCGTGGCCGAGGTGCTTCAGCTGTCGGTCAAGATCTCCTCGGCGCTCGAGACGGCCCACCGCTCCGGTCTGCTGCACCGTGACATCAAGCCGTCGAACATCCTCGTCACCGCCTTCGGCTCCCCCGTGCTCAGCGACTTCGGCATCGCCGCCGCCGTCAACGGGCGCACCGGCGCCGACGAGGTGTTCGCGATGTCGGTGCCGTGGAGTGCCCCCGAGATCGTCGATGAGCGGGTATCGGGATCGATCGCGGCGGAGATCTGGGGCCTGGGGGCGACGGTCTATTCGCTGCTGGCAGGGCGCAGCCCGTTCGAGCGGGCCGGGAGCGGTCAGAACTCCCGCGATCAGCTGAAGTCGCGAATCCGACGGGCGTCGTACACCCCCATCGGTCGCCCGGACGTGCCGGAACGCCTCGAGGCAGTGCTCGCGCGATCGATGAGCAAGGACCCGGCTGCGCGCCATGCCTCGGCTGCCGAGTTCGCCCACGAGCTGCAGCTGGTGCAGCACGACCTGGGGATGCCGCACACGCCACTCGACGTCGCCGTCGACGAGTGGGCGATGGCCGGTGTCGCCGTCGACTTCCAGGACGACCGCGCGCGCGGCCCCGTGCGGCCCCGCGTCGAGCGGGCGACGCGGCGCCCGCCGCGCGCTCGCGCGGCCGCCCGTCGCGGCGTCGACGAGGGCACGGTGCTCGCGGGCGCCCGTCCCCCACGCCGACCGGGCGCGGGTGCGCGCATCGCGCTCATCGCCTCCGGTGTCGCGCTGCTGGTGGCCGGCGGGACCGCCGGCGTGGTGCTGCTGCTGACAGGGAACGGCTGA